From the genome of Triticum aestivum cultivar Chinese Spring chromosome 3B, IWGSC CS RefSeq v2.1, whole genome shotgun sequence, one region includes:
- the LOC123066308 gene encoding putrescine hydroxycinnamoyltransferase 1-like: MGVSREVEVVESCMVTPIEQTPSHGLWLSPIDLAIVSRGLIPTVYFYSSSSSSGVVDDFFDVTRLKLALAKALVAFYPLAGRLSVHGDGRAEIDCAGQGVLFAVARSDLAVADLVDSQPSPELRRLFAPRVEDLPSIMCAIQVTFMGCGGVVLGTALHHAAVDAPSVFHFFRTWSAFSRDRDGHVAGPGGAALELPCHDRTLLRARTPPMVHPDAFTVFCPKLSLSETSGIGPIVSEIFAVSKDQVAALKRACTSRGDGGRVSTFVAVSAHVWRSMCAARRLPPDATTRLTFPANVRRVLRPPLPACYFGNAIITLGTAGKVRDIGSEELASVAGRINGVVRRMDDELVRSAIDYLEMNGGKQPAGTLPETELRVFSWLGMPMYDADFGWGKPLATHRALEERGAIVYLMDGLGGGVRILVSAEAAVLNDFQRLLYAII, translated from the coding sequence ATGGGTGTAAGtcgggaggtggaggtggtggaatCATGCATGGTGACGCCCATCGAGCAGACGCCAAGCCATGGCCTCTGGCTCTCCCCGATCGACCTCGCAATTGTCAGTAGAGGCCTCATCCCTACCGTCTACTTCTACAGCTCCAGCTCCAGCTCGGGCGTCGTCGATGACTTCTTCGACGTGACCAGGCTGAAGCTGGCGTTGGCCAAGGCTCTCGTGGCCTTCTACCCTCTCGCCGGCCGTCTCAGCGTGCATGGCGACGGTCGGGCGGAGATCGACTGCGCCGGCCAGGGCGTGCTCTTCGCCGTCGCTCGCTCggacctcgccgtcgccgaccTCGTCGATTCCCAGCCGTCGCCGGAACTAAGGAGGCTCTTTGCTCCCCGCGTTGAGGACTTGCCGTCCATCATGTGCGCCATTCAGGTGACCTTCATGGGATGCGGTGGGGTGGTCTTGGGAACGGCGCTGCACCACGCCGCCGTCGACGCCCCAAGCGTGTTCCACTTCTTCCGGACATGGTCCGCCTTCTCCAGAGACCGTGATGGACATGTAGCCGGGCCCGGGGGTGCGGCGCTCGAGCTCCCGTGCCACGACCGTACCCTCCTCCGCGCGCGCACACCGCCCATGGTCCACCCCGACGCTTTCACCGTGTTCTGCCCGAAGCTAAGCCTATCCGAGACGTCGGGCATCGGCCCCATCGTTAGCGAGATTTTCGCCGTCTCCAAGGACCAGGTTGCCGCTCTCAAGCGTGCATGCACCAGCAGAGGCGACGGTGGCCGAGTGAGCACGTTCGTCGCCGTGAGCGCCCACGTGTGGCGGTCCATGTGCGCCGCGCGCCGGCTGCCACCGGACGCCACGACGCGGCTCACCTTCCCGGCCAACGTCCGGCGCGTCCTGAGGCCGCCGCTGCCGGCCTGCTACTTCGGGAACGCGATCATCACCCTGGGCACCGCCGGCAAGGTCCGGGACATAGGGTCGGAGGAGCTGGCCTCCGTGGCCGGCCGGATCAATGGCGTCGTCCGCCGAATGGACGACGAGCTCGTGCGCTCGGCGATCGACTACTTGGAGATGAACGGCGGCAAGCAGCCggccggcaccctgccggagacgGAGCTGAGGGTGTTCAGCTGGCTAGGCATGCCGATGTACGACGCGGATTTCGGGTGGGGGAAGCCGCTCGCGACGCACCGCGCGTTGGAGGAGCGCGGCGCGATCGTCTACCTCATGGATGGCCTCGGCGGCGGCGTGCGCATACTCGTGTCTGCGGAGGCTGCTGTTCTCAACGACTTCCAGCGCCTGCTATATGCCATCATCTAG